In the Oscillospiraceae bacterium genome, GATACAGATTTGGAAAACGCATGGTTTGGTGTTACGGTGACGAGGAAAGCCGAACTGTGGCGTATCGACGCCCTTCGGAAAAACATCAGAGCAAAACACTATCATGTTACCTTTGAGCCGCTATTCGACAATCCAGGTTCAGTTGATCTTTCCGGGATCAACTGGATCGTTGTCGGCACTATGACCGGGGCTCAGAGCAGGAAGATTCATACGGAGCCGGAATGGGCATGGTCTCTGACGGATCAGGCTCATATGCTTGACATTCCGGTATTTATGAAGGAAGATCTTGTCCCTATCATAGGGAATGAAAATATGATTCAGGAAATGCCGGATGAATTCAATAAAGTGTTGGAGGTACAGAGTTCATGGCAGAAGTAATAAATGGAATCCTCATTAATGAGGCGGAAACAAAGAACATCATGACCAAGTCCAGTCTGCCGGTAGGCGGTTACTCGGTCAATCCATATGTAGGCTGTACACACGCCTGCAAGTATTGCTATGCTTCTTTTATGAAGCGCTTTACCGGACACAAGGAGGAATGGGGCACTTTCCTTGATGTGAAGCATTGGCCGGAAATTAAGAATCCGAAGAAATATGCCGGACAGCGGGTGGTCATCGGTTCTGTGACAGATGGCTACAATCCACAGGAGGAGCAATTCGGGAATACCAGAAAACTTCTGGAGCAGCTGATCGGCAGTGACGCAGATATTCTGATCTGCACAAAGTCGGATCTTGTGGTACGAGATATTGATCTGCTGAAGAAGCTTGGACGAGTAACCGTTTCATGGTCGATCAACACACTAGATGAAAATTTCAAGAACGATATGGACTCTGCTTCTAGCATTGAGTGCCGTATTGCTGCTATGAAGCAGGTATATGAAGCAGGTATCCGTACAGTCTGTTTCGTATCCCCGGTATTCCCCGGTATCACGGACTTTGAAGCCATCTTTGAGCGGGTAAAGGATCAGTGCGATCTGTTCTGGCTCGAAAATCTCAATCTTCGAGGCGGTTTCAAAAAGACAATTATGGATTATATCGCCGAAAAATATCCTGATCTTGTACCGCTTTACGATGAGATCTATAACAAGCATAACCGCAGCTACTTTGAAGTGCTTGAAGTAAAAGCTGCGGAAATGGCTAAGAAGTATGATTGTCCCTTTGTGGATAATGAAATGCCTTATGGCAGAGTCCCGCAGGGACATCCGGTGATCGTAGATTATTTCTATCATGAGGAAATCCGAGGGACAGAGAATACAGGGAAAAGAAATCGTTAAACAGAAATTTTGTAAGAACTTTGAACGAGGGAGACTCCTTGTCCGAAGGGCAAGAAGGTGCAACCGCGAAGATTTAGAACAATTCCAGTTTGTATGGGTGACTGACCGTTTGAGATTTGGCGGTTGTTTGTGTTGGTTTGTAGGGAGGGGTCTTGATCCCTCCACGGGCGATAACGCAAGGCCCGTCCGGGGCGTCGAGGACGCCGTCCCCTACATCTAAATTTTATGTTTGCAACAAAAGACGCAACGTGTTGTAATGAAAAGTGCTTAGGAGGGGTCAAGCCCCCTCCCTACAGTGCCGATTTGCAAGGGCATTATAAAAGGGTGTCACCGCATGGTGGTGACACCCTTTTGCTGTTTATTCAAAAAAATCAATGATACACTGGTAATACAGTTCCGCCGCCTGTTCACAGGCGGAGTCGGTGCATAGGGCGGCGCGGTCGGATGCGTTGGTGATGAAGCCCTCCTCCACCAGCACGGCGGGGCAGCCGCAGTCCTCCAAAACCGTAAAGGTCGGGTCGGAACGCACTGTCGTGTCCGACGATTCCGCGACTACGCGGGTGTTGTTGGCGTCAAAATATAAGTACCGCACGCCGTCCCAGCCCCGCAGGGTCAGGCCCAGCTGGT is a window encoding:
- a CDS encoding radical SAM mobile pair protein A translates to MSICIKDQIQNMNIVIGCTVGCAYCYARNNVKRWHMIDDFADPEFFPGKLKMMEKKRPQNFLLTGMSDLSGWKSEWRDEVFEKIRENPQHQFLFLTKRPDLLDFDTDLENAWFGVTVTRKAELWRIDALRKNIRAKHYHVTFEPLFDNPGSVDLSGINWIVVGTMTGAQSRKIHTEPEWAWSLTDQAHMLDIPVFMKEDLVPIIGNENMIQEMPDEFNKVLEVQSSWQK
- a CDS encoding radical SAM mobile pair protein B, producing MAEVINGILINEAETKNIMTKSSLPVGGYSVNPYVGCTHACKYCYASFMKRFTGHKEEWGTFLDVKHWPEIKNPKKYAGQRVVIGSVTDGYNPQEEQFGNTRKLLEQLIGSDADILICTKSDLVVRDIDLLKKLGRVTVSWSINTLDENFKNDMDSASSIECRIAAMKQVYEAGIRTVCFVSPVFPGITDFEAIFERVKDQCDLFWLENLNLRGGFKKTIMDYIAEKYPDLVPLYDEIYNKHNRSYFEVLEVKAAEMAKKYDCPFVDNEMPYGRVPQGHPVIVDYFYHEEIRGTENTGKRNR